CCTGGCGTTGAGCACATACTATGGTCATGAACAAAACACGTGCTCAACGCGAACGACTGAAGGGTTTTCTGGACAGCATGTTGGTGTCCCTGGACCGCTCGGAGCGTCGTCGGTGGGGTGGTGTCTACGTGCGGGGACTGCTAGCGACAGGTGGACGCAAGGCAACGGCGAGCATGGCCGCCCATGTGTCGGACGGCAACGTGCAAGCGATGCAGCAGTTTATCGGTCAGAGTCC
This portion of the Chloroflexota bacterium genome encodes:
- a CDS encoding transposase; this encodes MNKTRAQRERLKGFLDSMLVSLDRSERRRWGGVYVRGLLATGGRKATASMAAHVSDGNVQAMQQFIGQSP